From the genome of Deinococcus misasensis DSM 22328:
CCTCGGGATCTTGCTGGACCATGCCCAGATTGCGCATCAGGTGCACGATGGCCCGGTTGCGATGTCCTGTTTGCAATTCGGATTGCAGCACCTGTGGGTTCAGGTGCACAGGATGCCCGAGCACCCTTTCAAACCAACCCTGCACTTCAGAAGGGGCGCTTGAACCATGCTTTTCCAGCAGCATCTGGGCCACCACAAGGGCACCTGCATTCACCATCGGATTGTCTGGTCGGGATTTCCGGTCTTCCAGCCGGATGGAGTTGAAAGGGTCTCCGCTGGGCTCGGTGCCAACGGCTTGCAACACGGCATCAAAGCCACAGGTTTGCAGGGCCAGCAGGTAGCTGAACGGTTTGGACAAAGACTGCAAGGTGAAGGTCTTGGCTGTGTTCCCAACCTGCACGGTCTCACCGTCAGGGAGGGTGATGCTGAGGGCAAAAGTGTGAACATCGGCTTGGGCAAGCTCTGGGATGTAGGCAGGCAAAGTGCCTTGAAGGTCGTCCTTCAAGGCATCGTGCACGCTCTGAAGATGGTGTTTGAGGAGGCCAGATTGGGAAACATTTCGGGAAACAGGAGGGGTCATGTTCATGGCAACACAGGGGGTTCATCCACTGGAACACGGTGGATGGGAACAGATGGTGGGAGGGTTTTGAACGGTGCTCAGGAGGATTGGGCCTGTCTGCCGTCAAAACTTCAAGCCTTGACGGCAAATGTTAGACTGGATGCATGTCTACTGTTGCTGTGACTTTGATCTGTTCTCCCTTCTTGCTGGATGTTGTGGGGTCCTTGCCGGACCAGAGGATGCTGTCAGGATTTCTCCAATATACAAATCTGGTTCGGTGATCGCTACAGTGGACCACTCAACGGACCGCAATCTTGAACCCGATTCAGGAATCCCCATCCTTGAACGGCCTTTTCACCTGCTGGGTTTCTTCAGCCCAGAACGCCCGAGCTGGACACTTTCCGCTCTGGCACGCGAAAGCGGTTTGCCCAAAGCCAGTTGCCTCAGGTCCATCCGGGTGCTGGAAAAATACCGTTTCCTGCGCCGCGAAGGGGACGAATACCGCCTCGGGTCTCAATTCATTCGGCTGGGGGCCTTCGTGCAAGAAAGCTCTCCTTCCAGAGCCATCGCACTCCCCTATCTGGAACGGCTCAGGAACACCACAGGCCATACCAGTCAGTGGGCCGTGCTGGACGGTTCAGAAGGGGTGTACACCGAAGTGGTTCAGGCACAGGCCGGACTCCGGCTGTACATCGTGCCCGGCCAGAGGGTGCAGCTTTACTGTGGGGCCTCTGCCCGCCTTCTGCTGGCTTTTGCCCCCAACAGCGTGCGAGAGCACACCTTTCTGGCTCCTCATCAGCGGTACACCCACACCACCCCGACCTCTCTGGAGGAATTGAAAACACTGGACACCCTGACCCAGAAAACCTGGATGGCGGCCAGTTTTGGTGAAGTGGTGGAACACTCTGTCGAATTGGCTGCACCTGTTTTTGGGGCCAACGGTCATTTTCTGGCTGCCATCAGCATAGGGGCGGCCAGCACCGCCTATCCGAGCGAGCAGGACATCAAAAGGGATTTACACTTGCTGAACGACACCGCTCGAGAACTTTCCCATGACCTCGGGTACAGTCAGGCATGGCTGGGCGATCCTGATTTTTTTCTGACCATGCTGAAAGGCATGCAACTTTTGCCCCTTTGAAACCCTGAAAGGACTTTTGACATGCCCTTTGTGCCTCCTTTTGATTTGCGTCTGGCCCGCCCTGAAGACGCTGCCCTTTTGCTGGATCTGCAAAAACGGTGCTTTCTTTCAGAATCTGCTCTGTATGGCAACATCCCCATTGCACCCCTGACCCAGAGTCTGGATTCCATGCAACAGGACATGCTGCACCACACCATCCTTTGCCTCTGGCATGAGGGGCAACTGATCGGATCGGTGCGTGGAAGGACAGAAGGCCAGACCTGTCATGTGGGCAGGTTGATGGTCCATCCAGACCACCAAGGTCAGGGGCTCGGAAAAACCCTTTTGCTGGACATCGAAAAGCAGTTTCCTGAAGTGCTGCGTTTTGAGCTGTTCACAGGAGAAAAAAGTGCCAGCAACATCCGGCTGTACCAGAAACTCGGGTATCGGGAGTTTCAAAGGCAGGACACGGGCAAGGGCTTTTCGATGGTCTACATGGAGAAAACCCGCACCAATCCCTGAAGCCAAAAAAGCATTCTGAGAAAACCAGAGCTGCAAAGCATTGACAAATCCCTTTCTTGTAATTATTATTTTTACAGGAGAAGTTTCCGCAGTCAGAGGATCCACGTCAAAGTCGCCTTTCAACATCCACCATGTAATCAAAAACCTTACATGAACCAGAGGAGAACCCCATGATTTTCATTTCTGCTGCCACCAGCCAACTTGGACAACACACCATCAAAACCCTGCTGAACAAAGGCATTCCTGCCAGCAACATCGTTGCAGGCATTCGGGACCCCCAAAAAGCCCAGAGCCTGAAAGACCTCGGGCTGGAACTGCGCACCTTCGATTACCAGCAACCCGAGACCCTGGAAGCCGCCCTGCAAGGGGTAAAGAAATTCCTGCTGATCTCCAGTGGCAGCTTCGACAACCGCCAGCAACAACACCTGAACGCCATTCAGGCCGCCCAGAAAGCAGGCGTGAAGCACATCGTTTACACCAGCATCCTGAACGCTGGTGACATGGCTCTGGCGGCAGATCACAAAGCCACCGAACAGCACCTCTTGGACTCTGGCCTGACCTACACCCTCCTGAGAAACGGCTGGTACAACGAAAATTACGCAGGTAGCATCCAGCAAGTTGCCCAGACAGGAGCCCTGTATGGCAGTGCAGGAGCAGGCAAAATCAGCGCAGCTTCCCGTCAGGACTTTGCAGAAGCCGCTGCAACTGTGCTGAGCACCTCGGGCCACGAGAACACCACGTACGAACTGGGCGGAACCGAAAGCTTCACCCTCTCCGAACTGGCTGCAGAAATCAGCAAACAAACCGGCAAAGAAGTGACCTACAACGACCTGCCCCAAGCCGAATACCAGAAACTGCTGGAACAGGTGGGCTTGCCTGCCCCTCTG
Proteins encoded in this window:
- a CDS encoding IclR family transcriptional regulator, yielding MDHSTDRNLEPDSGIPILERPFHLLGFFSPERPSWTLSALARESGLPKASCLRSIRVLEKYRFLRREGDEYRLGSQFIRLGAFVQESSPSRAIALPYLERLRNTTGHTSQWAVLDGSEGVYTEVVQAQAGLRLYIVPGQRVQLYCGASARLLLAFAPNSVREHTFLAPHQRYTHTTPTSLEELKTLDTLTQKTWMAASFGEVVEHSVELAAPVFGANGHFLAAISIGAASTAYPSEQDIKRDLHLLNDTARELSHDLGYSQAWLGDPDFFLTMLKGMQLLPL
- a CDS encoding GNAT family N-acetyltransferase, which codes for MPFVPPFDLRLARPEDAALLLDLQKRCFLSESALYGNIPIAPLTQSLDSMQQDMLHHTILCLWHEGQLIGSVRGRTEGQTCHVGRLMVHPDHQGQGLGKTLLLDIEKQFPEVLRFELFTGEKSASNIRLYQKLGYREFQRQDTGKGFSMVYMEKTRTNP
- a CDS encoding SDR family oxidoreductase, which encodes MIFISAATSQLGQHTIKTLLNKGIPASNIVAGIRDPQKAQSLKDLGLELRTFDYQQPETLEAALQGVKKFLLISSGSFDNRQQQHLNAIQAAQKAGVKHIVYTSILNAGDMALAADHKATEQHLLDSGLTYTLLRNGWYNENYAGSIQQVAQTGALYGSAGAGKISAASRQDFAEAAATVLSTSGHENTTYELGGTESFTLSELAAEISKQTGKEVTYNDLPQAEYQKLLEQVGLPAPLAFVFADSDTGISRGELFTERTDLQDLIGRKTTPIAETVALVLG
- the glsA gene encoding glutaminase A encodes the protein MNMTPPVSRNVSQSGLLKHHLQSVHDALKDDLQGTLPAYIPELAQADVHTFALSITLPDGETVQVGNTAKTFTLQSLSKPFSYLLALQTCGFDAVLQAVGTEPSGDPFNSIRLEDRKSRPDNPMVNAGALVVAQMLLEKHGSSAPSEVQGWFERVLGHPVHLNPQVLQSELQTGHRNRAIVHLMRNLGMVQQDPEEVLTFYLQLCALQVQVKDLSLLGALLAGSGRHPISGQQVVSQEVVRQVLSVMFSCGMYNSAGDWACKVGLPAKSGVSGGLLAVAPGKLGLAVHSPSLNTHGHSHRGVLACQMLAQRLHLHLLDAWNMEGQA